Proteins encoded by one window of Rutidosis leptorrhynchoides isolate AG116_Rl617_1_P2 chromosome 7, CSIRO_AGI_Rlap_v1, whole genome shotgun sequence:
- the LOC139857670 gene encoding NADH dehydrogenase [ubiquinone] 1 beta subcomplex subunit 9-like, with protein MSGSISYLARRAAQKEKVRILYRRALKDTLTWAVHRHLFYPDADALRERFDANKNVEDIDTIDRMIADGDAQYNKWRHPDPYIVPWAPGGSKFTRNPTPPSGIEIVYDYGREDH; from the exons ATGAGCGGATCAATTTCATATCTGGCTCGAAGAGCAGCGCAAAAGGAGAAAGTGCGAATATTGTATCGTCGTGCCCTTAAAGACACTCTCACTTGGGCCGTACATCGTCATCTCTTCTACCCCGAT GCTGATGCACTTCGTGAGAGATTCGATGCTAACAAGAACGTG GAAGATATTGATACCATTGATAGAATGATTGCTGATGGTGATGCACAATACAACAAGTGGAGGCACCCTGATCCTTACATTG TTCCATGGGCTCCTGGTGGCAGCAAGTTTACTCGCAATCCTACACCACCATCTGGG ATTGAGATAGTTTACGATTATGGTAGAGAGGATCATTAA